A genomic region of Glycine max cultivar Williams 82 chromosome 15, Glycine_max_v4.0, whole genome shotgun sequence contains the following coding sequences:
- the LOC100802994 gene encoding calmodulin-binding protein 60 C, translating into MQTRYIERSSSSAREKRALDSGSADEDQPQRKRPALASVIVEALKVDSLQKLCSSLEPILRRVVSEEVECALAKLVPAKLSGRSSPKGIEGPDDSSLQLQFRTRLSLPLFTGGKVEGEHGSAIHIVLIDTTTGHVVTCGPASCVKLDVIVLEGDFNNEDDDNWSEEYFDSHVVKEREGKRPLLTGDLQVTLKEGVGTLGELTFTDNSSWIRSRKFRMGLKVSPGCYEGMRIREAKTEAFTVKDHRGELYKKHYPPALNDEVWRLEKIGKDGSFHKRLNKAGIYTVEDVVQLVVRDPQRLRNILGSGMSNKMWDVLVEHAKTCVLSGKLYVYYPDDARNVGVVFNNIYELSGLITNDQYYSADSLSDGQKVYVDTLVKKAYENWMHVIEYDGESLLNYNQNKTLGTSQPLAPVGSHDYSISNSLDQQTSIPSLPVPLTTGQPSMNPAVTVGGYHNVTTTRCSMQPQNDNLHSSIQFDNTAFPLQNQLMSASHHSQFPRNENGLTLGTRQPATPGFQNVSISNPNYRGLEDYFPEDEIRTRSHEMLENEDMQHLLRIFNMGGGQSHAPFNTQEDAYPYSSAYMPAASMSSNLDDEQNRSSGKAVVGWLKLKAALRWGIFIRKRAAERRAQLVELDDQ; encoded by the exons TGTAATTGTTGAAGCCCTGAAGGTGGACAGTCTGCAGAAACTTTGTTCATCACTGGAGCCTATTCTTCGTAGAGTT GTTAGCGAAGAAGTAGAGTGTGCTTTAGCAAAATTAGTCCCTGCCAAGCTTAGTGGGAG GTCTTCTCCCAAGGGCATAGAAGGCCCTGATGACAGCAGTCTACAATTACAATTCAGGACCAGGTTATCCCTTCCGCTCTTTACTGGTGGGAAAGTGGAGGGAGAGCATGGAAGCGCCATACACATTGTTTTGATTGATACAACAACAGGCCATGTTGTCACATGTGGCCCAGCTTCATGTGTCAAACTAGATGTTATTGTACTTGAAGGAGATTTCAATAACGAGGATGATGATAATTGGAGTGAGGAATATTTCGATAGTCACGTAGTTAAAGAGCGAGAAGGAAAAAGACCTCTTCTGACTGGTGATCTGCAAGTCACACTGAAGGAGGGTGTAGGAACACTGGGTGAGCTTACATTTACAGACAACTCTAGCTGGATAAGGAGTAGGAAGTTCAGGATGGGGCTCAAAGTTTCCCCGGGTTGTTATGAGGGAATGCGTATTCGTGAAGCCAAAACAGAGGCCTTCACTGTTAAGGATCACCGTGGAGAAT TATACAAGAAGCACTACCCACCTGCCTTGAATGATGAGGTCTGGAGACTGGAGAAGATTGGCAAGGATGGTTCCTTTCACAAAAGGCTAAATAAAGCAGGAATATATACCGTTGAAGATGTCGTACAACTTGTGGTCAGAGATCCACAGAGATTGCGGAAT ATTCTTGGGAGTGGCATGTCAAACAAAATGTGGGATGTTCTAGTTGAGCATGCAAAGACTTGTGTTCTTAGTGGAAAACTCTATGTATACTATCCCGATGATGCAAGGAATGTTGGCGTTGTTTTCAATAACATCTATGAGTTGAGTGGTTTAATTACCAATGACCAATATTACTCTGCTGATTCTCTCTCCGACGGTCAAAAG GTTTATGTGGACACATTGGTGAAGAAGGCATATGAGAATTGGATGCATGTTATTGAGTATGATGGCGAGTCTCTGCTAAATTACAATCAGAATAAGACTTTGGGCACCTCCCAACCTCTGGCTCCAGTGGGTTCCCATGATTATTCAATTTCAAACTCACTTGATCAGCAGACCTCCATCCCAAGCCTACCAGTTCCATTAACTACAGGGCAGCCTTCAATGAATCCAGCAGTAACAGTTGGAG GTTATCATAATGTTACGACTACCAGATGCTCAATGCAACCACAGAATGATAATCTTCATTCTTCTATTCAGTTTGATAACACTGCATTTCCACTACAAAACCAGCTAATGAGTGCTTCACACCATTCTCAGTTTCCAAGAAATGAAAATGGGCTAACTCTTGGTACACGACAACCAGCCACTCCTGGATTTCAGAATGTCAGCATTTCAAATCCTAATTATAGAGGATTGGAGGACTACTTCCCAGAGGATGAGATTCGAACTAGAAGTCACGAGATGCTAGAAAATGAAGATATGCAGCATCTGCTCCGTATATTTAATATGGGAGGAGGGCAATCTCATGCTCCCTTTAATACTCAAGAAGATGCATACCCTTATTCATCTGCTTACATGCCTGCAGCCTCCATGAGCTCCAACTTAGATGATGAACAAAACCGTTCCTCAGGAAAAGCTGTTGTGGGCTGGCTCAAGCTTAAAGCAGCTTTGAGATGGGGCATTTTTATTCGGAAGAGGGCTGCTGAGAGACGGGCACAACTTGTTGAGTTAGATGACCAATAG